One window from the genome of Acuticoccus sp. I52.16.1 encodes:
- a CDS encoding NIPSNAP family protein has translation MLIDHRVYSCRPGTIKLHLKLYEDYGYKAQSRHLGAPLLYAATETGDPNSYIHVWVYENAGDREAKRKALAADPEWAEYLKKSREAGYLVRQQNSLVTPVGFAPEPKKVPAG, from the coding sequence ATGCTGATCGATCATCGCGTCTACTCCTGCCGTCCGGGCACCATCAAGCTGCACCTGAAGCTCTACGAGGATTATGGCTACAAGGCGCAGTCCCGCCATCTCGGCGCGCCGTTGCTCTATGCCGCGACGGAGACGGGCGACCCCAACTCCTACATCCACGTCTGGGTCTACGAGAACGCCGGCGACCGCGAGGCCAAGCGCAAGGCGCTGGCGGCCGATCCGGAGTGGGCGGAATACCTGAAGAAGAGCCGCGAGGCGGGCTATCTGGTCAGGCAGCAGAACTCGCTGGTGACCCCGGTCGGCTTCGCACCGGAGCCGAAGAAGGTGCCGGCCGGCTGA